The Streptomyces sp. NBC_01244 genome contains a region encoding:
- a CDS encoding SulP family inorganic anion transporter: MSSSPAPLSARPAWVSPKLLRTEVLGGLVVALALIPEAISFSVIAGVDPAIGLFSSFTMAVVISVVGGRPAMISAATGAVALVIAPLNREHGLGYLIAAVILGGVFQIVLGALGVAKLIRFVPRSVMVGFVNSLAILVFMAQVPELRNVPWAVYPLLAGGLALMVFFPKVTKVVPAPLVAIVILTGITVAAGIAVPTVGDKGALPSSLPVPGLPDVPFTLDTLTLVAPYALAMAVVGLMESLMTAKLVDEITDTRSSKTRESVGQGVANIVTGFFGGMGGCAMIGQTMINVKVSGARTRLSTFLAGVFLMVLCTVFGPAVSEIPMAALVAVMVMVCFATFDWHSIAPKTLKRMPAGEITVMVLTVACVVATHNLAVGVVAGSVTAMVVFAKRVAHLVNVTTVTDPDGGMVVYSVTGALFFASSNDLVGLFDYAGDPGTVVIDLSGAHIWDASSVAALDAIEERYRRRGKSVEITGLNEDSARMHGTLTGELRAGS; the protein is encoded by the coding sequence GTGTCTTCCTCCCCTGCTCCCCTGTCCGCGCGGCCCGCGTGGGTGTCGCCCAAGCTGTTGCGGACCGAGGTGCTGGGTGGTCTGGTCGTCGCGCTGGCGCTGATACCCGAGGCGATCTCCTTCTCGGTCATCGCCGGGGTGGATCCGGCGATCGGGCTGTTCTCCTCGTTCACGATGGCCGTGGTGATCTCGGTCGTCGGCGGGCGGCCGGCGATGATCTCCGCCGCGACCGGGGCCGTCGCGCTCGTGATCGCGCCGCTCAATCGTGAGCACGGGCTCGGGTACCTGATCGCGGCGGTGATCCTTGGCGGGGTCTTCCAGATCGTGCTCGGGGCGCTCGGGGTGGCGAAGCTGATCCGGTTCGTGCCGCGGTCGGTGATGGTCGGCTTCGTCAACTCCCTCGCCATCCTCGTCTTCATGGCCCAGGTCCCCGAGCTGCGGAACGTGCCGTGGGCCGTCTACCCGCTGCTCGCCGGCGGGCTGGCGCTGATGGTGTTCTTCCCGAAGGTCACGAAGGTGGTGCCGGCGCCGCTCGTGGCCATCGTCATCCTCACCGGCATCACGGTCGCCGCGGGGATCGCCGTACCGACCGTCGGGGACAAGGGGGCGCTGCCGTCCTCGCTGCCCGTTCCCGGTCTGCCGGACGTGCCGTTCACCTTGGACACGCTGACGCTCGTCGCCCCGTACGCGCTGGCCATGGCGGTGGTCGGGCTCATGGAGTCGCTGATGACGGCGAAGCTCGTCGACGAGATCACCGACACCCGGTCGAGCAAGACCCGCGAGTCCGTGGGTCAGGGCGTCGCGAACATCGTCACCGGGTTCTTCGGCGGCATGGGCGGCTGCGCCATGATCGGCCAGACGATGATCAACGTGAAGGTGTCGGGGGCCCGGACGCGGCTGTCGACCTTCCTCGCCGGCGTGTTCCTCATGGTGCTGTGCACCGTCTTCGGGCCGGCGGTCTCCGAGATTCCGATGGCGGCGCTCGTCGCCGTCATGGTGATGGTCTGCTTCGCGACCTTCGACTGGCACTCCATCGCCCCGAAGACGCTGAAGCGCATGCCGGCCGGCGAGATCACCGTCATGGTGCTGACCGTGGCCTGCGTGGTCGCCACCCACAACCTCGCCGTCGGCGTCGTCGCCGGGTCGGTCACCGCGATGGTCGTCTTCGCCAAGCGGGTCGCGCACCTCGTGAACGTCACCACCGTCACCGACCCCGACGGGGGCATGGTGGTGTACTCGGTGACCGGCGCGCTGTTCTTCGCCTCGTCCAACGATCTGGTCGGGCTGTTCGACTATGCGGGCGACCCCGGCACGGTCGTCATCGACCTCTCCGGCGCGCACATCTGGGACGCGTCCTCAGTCGCGGCGCTCGACGCCATCGAGGAGAGGTACCGCCGGCGCGGCAAGAGCGTGGAGATCACGGGGCTGAACGAGGACAGCGCCCGTATGCACGGAACCCTCACCGGCGAGCTTCGCGCGGGTTCCTGA